Part of the Myxococcales bacterium genome is shown below.
CCCTGGAGGAAGCCGCCGAGGACAGCGGCATCCGGACCGTCATCATCAACGCCAACGGCAAGGGCTTTTCGTCGGGCATCGACCTGGGTTCGCTCGCCGCCGTCGGCATGGGCGTGGAACCCGACCGCTTCCGCCGTCTGGTGCGGATGCTGCAAGGGGTCATGAATAGGCTGGCGGTGCTGGAAAAACCCGTCATTTCGGTCATTCACGGTTTTTGCCTCGGAATGGCTCTGGAATTGATCCTGGCGGGCGATGTGCGGATCGCCGAAGCCGGCTGCGAACTGCATATCGCCGAGGTGCGCCTGGGCCTGATCCCCGACGTCGGCGGCACGACCCGCCTGGTGCGCGTGGTCGGCCTGCCGCGCGCCAAGGAACTGATCATGACCGGCAAGACCATCACCGCCGAAACCGCGCTTTCCTGGGGCCTGGTGAATGAGCTGGTCGAACCGGGCAAGGGTCTGGAAGCGGCTCTGCGCTGGCACGAGGAATTCGTCCAGGGCGCGCCGCTGGCCGTGGGCTTGGCGAAAATCCTTTTGGATCGCGCCTACGACCTGGATTCAGCCTCCTCGATGGCGCTGGAGGGCCTCGGTCAGTCGACGCTCTACAACTCCGAGGATTTCCGCGAAGGCGTCATGGCACGGATGCAGAAGCGGACGCCGAACTGGAAAAACAAGTAACTCCCCGTTATTAAAGAAAAAAGGCGGCGTTTTCGGCGCCGCCTTTTCGTTTATCGCGATGATCGCTTACGAACAACCGCACCCGTTGTCCGTCTCGTCTTCCTCGCTGCTGTCGACCGGACTATCACCGCCGGTATCGTCATCGTCTTCGGGCCATTCGAAATCATCGCCGTTGTCGTCATCGTCGGTCTGATCGTCGTCCGAGTCGTCATCGGCGCTCGTGTCGTCATCCGCGGGTGACGAATCGTCGTCGTCGCTTGGCGTGGTGTCGTCGTTATCGTCGTTATCGTCGTTGTCGTCGTTATCGTCGTTATCGTCGTTGTCGTCGTTATCGTCGTTGTCGTCGTTATCGTCGTTGTCATCGTTGTCGTCGTTGTCGTCGTTATCGTCGTTGTCATCATCATCATCGTCGTCGTCATCGTCGTCGTCATCGTCATCATCATCGTCGTCGTCG
Proteins encoded:
- a CDS encoding enoyl-CoA hydratase/isomerase family protein codes for the protein MSETLLLVRNEGSARILTFNRPEKRNALSVELMRDLDRALEEAAEDSGIRTVIINANGKGFSSGIDLGSLAAVGMGVEPDRFRRLVRMLQGVMNRLAVLEKPVISVIHGFCLGMALELILAGDVRIAEAGCELHIAEVRLGLIPDVGGTTRLVRVVGLPRAKELIMTGKTITAETALSWGLVNELVEPGKGLEAALRWHEEFVQGAPLAVGLAKILLDRAYDLDSASSMALEGLGQSTLYNSEDFREGVMARMQKRTPNWKNK